One Falco biarmicus isolate bFalBia1 chromosome 9, bFalBia1.pri, whole genome shotgun sequence genomic region harbors:
- the ACTR1A gene encoding alpha-centractin isoform X2, with amino-acid sequence MEHGIVKDWNDMERIWQYVYSKDQLQTFSEEHPVLLTEAPLNPRKNRERAAEVFFETFNVPALFISMQAVLSLYATGRTTGVVLDSGDGVTHAVPIYEGFAMPHSIMRIDVAGRDVSRFLRLYLRKEGYDFHTTSEFEIVKTIKERACYLSINPQKDETLETEKAQYYLPDGSTIEIGPARFRAPELLFRPDLIGEECEGLHEVLVFAIQKSDMDLRRTLFSNIVLSGGSTLFKGFGDRLLSEVKKLAPKDVKIRISAPQERLYSTWIGGSILASLDTFKKMWVSKKEYEEDGARAIHRKTF; translated from the exons ATGGAGCATGGCATAGTGAAGGACTGGAATGACATGGAGCGCATTTGGCAGTATGTGTATTCAAAAGACCAGCTTCAGACATTCTCGGAGGAG CATCCTGTGCTGCTGACAGAAGCACCCCTAAACCCACGCAAGAACAGAGAGCGTGCTGCTGAGGTGTTTTTTGAGACCTTCAATGTGCCAGCACTATTCATCTCCATGCAAGCTGTGCTTAGCCT CTACGCAACTGGGAGGACTACAGGAGTGGTGCTGGACTCCGGGGATGGTGTTACCCATGCGGTTCCCATCTATGAAGGCTTTGCCATGCCTCACTCCATCATGCGGATTGACGTTGCTGGCCGTGATGTTTCACGCTTCCTGCGCCTCTATCTCCGAAAGGAAGGCTATGACTTCCACACAACCTCTGAGTTTGAGATTGTCAAGACCATCAAGGAG CGTGCCTGCTACCTGTCAATAAACCCCCAGAAGGATGAGACTCTGGAGACCGAGAAGGCTCAGTACTACCTGCCAGATGGAAGCACTATTGAG ATTGGCCCTGCCCGTTTTCGAGCCCCGGAGCTGCTGTTCCGGCCAGACCTGATAGGGGAGGAATGTGAAGGACTCCACGAGGTGCTTGTTTTTGCCATTCAAAAATCAGACATGGACCTGAGGCGAACGCTGTTCTCCAACATCGTGCTGTCTGGAGGCTCCACGCTTTTCAAAG GCTTTGGTGACAGGCTGTTGAGTGAAGTGAAGAAACTAGCTCCGAAGGACGTCAAAATAAGG ATATCGGCTCCTCAGGAGAGATTGTATTCCACATGGATTGG TGGCTCTATCCTGGCCTCACTGGACACCTTTAAGAAAATGTGGGTTTCGAAAAAGGAATATGAAGAAGACGGAGCTCGTGCCATCCACCGAAAGACCTTCTAG
- the ACTR1A gene encoding alpha-centractin isoform X1, which translates to MESYDVIANQPVVIDNGSGVIKAGFAGDQIPKYCFPNYVGRPKHVRVMAGALEGDIFIGPKAEEHRGLLTIRYPMEHGIVKDWNDMERIWQYVYSKDQLQTFSEEHPVLLTEAPLNPRKNRERAAEVFFETFNVPALFISMQAVLSLYATGRTTGVVLDSGDGVTHAVPIYEGFAMPHSIMRIDVAGRDVSRFLRLYLRKEGYDFHTTSEFEIVKTIKERACYLSINPQKDETLETEKAQYYLPDGSTIEIGPARFRAPELLFRPDLIGEECEGLHEVLVFAIQKSDMDLRRTLFSNIVLSGGSTLFKGFGDRLLSEVKKLAPKDVKIRISAPQERLYSTWIGGSILASLDTFKKMWVSKKEYEEDGARAIHRKTF; encoded by the exons GGCTCGGGTGTGATTAAAGCGGGTTTTGCAGGCGATCAAATACCGAAATACTGCTTTCCAAACTA TGTGGGGAGACCAAAGCATGTTCGTGTTATGGCTGGTGCTTTAGAAGGGGACATTTTCATAGGTCCAAAGGCAGAG GAGCACAGAGGTCTCCTCACGATCCGATACCCAATGGAGCATGGCATAGTGAAGGACTGGAATGACATGGAGCGCATTTGGCAGTATGTGTATTCAAAAGACCAGCTTCAGACATTCTCGGAGGAG CATCCTGTGCTGCTGACAGAAGCACCCCTAAACCCACGCAAGAACAGAGAGCGTGCTGCTGAGGTGTTTTTTGAGACCTTCAATGTGCCAGCACTATTCATCTCCATGCAAGCTGTGCTTAGCCT CTACGCAACTGGGAGGACTACAGGAGTGGTGCTGGACTCCGGGGATGGTGTTACCCATGCGGTTCCCATCTATGAAGGCTTTGCCATGCCTCACTCCATCATGCGGATTGACGTTGCTGGCCGTGATGTTTCACGCTTCCTGCGCCTCTATCTCCGAAAGGAAGGCTATGACTTCCACACAACCTCTGAGTTTGAGATTGTCAAGACCATCAAGGAG CGTGCCTGCTACCTGTCAATAAACCCCCAGAAGGATGAGACTCTGGAGACCGAGAAGGCTCAGTACTACCTGCCAGATGGAAGCACTATTGAG ATTGGCCCTGCCCGTTTTCGAGCCCCGGAGCTGCTGTTCCGGCCAGACCTGATAGGGGAGGAATGTGAAGGACTCCACGAGGTGCTTGTTTTTGCCATTCAAAAATCAGACATGGACCTGAGGCGAACGCTGTTCTCCAACATCGTGCTGTCTGGAGGCTCCACGCTTTTCAAAG GCTTTGGTGACAGGCTGTTGAGTGAAGTGAAGAAACTAGCTCCGAAGGACGTCAAAATAAGG ATATCGGCTCCTCAGGAGAGATTGTATTCCACATGGATTGG TGGCTCTATCCTGGCCTCACTGGACACCTTTAAGAAAATGTGGGTTTCGAAAAAGGAATATGAAGAAGACGGAGCTCGTGCCATCCACCGAAAGACCTTCTAG
- the MFSD13A gene encoding transmembrane protein 180 isoform X2: MGLRLLACLFHWPTAVIYGSLSLFVSILHNVFLLYYVDTFVSVYKIDKLSFWIGETVFLIWNSLNDPLFGWLSDRVFLSAQQLCIEKLSVPQEKRITLAEYLQQLSRHRNFLWFVCMNLIQVFHCHFNSNFFPLFLEHLLSDQISVSTGSFLLGVSYIAPHLNNLYFLSLCRRCGVYAVVRGLFFLKLALSVVMLLAGPDQVYLLCIFIASNRVFTEGTCKLLNLVVTDLVDEDLVLNRRKQAASALLFGMVALVTKPGQTFAPLIGTWLLCAYTGYDIFQRNPLSNVVSAQPKLESAAALEPTLRQGCFYLLVFVPITCALLQLLSWSQFSLHGKRLQRVKAQRQSLMQGQAPEVKTI, from the exons ATGGGGTTGCGGCTGTTGGCTTGTCTTTTTCATTGGCCCACTGCAGTGATCTACGGGTCCCTGTCgctgtttgtttccattttgcaCAACGTGTTCCTCCTGTACTACGTGGACACCTTTGTCTCTGTTTACAAGATTGATAAACTGTCCTTTTGGATAGGAGAG ACAGTGTTTCTGATCTGGAACAGCCTCAATGACCCTCTGTTTGGCTGGCTGAGTGACCGAGTGTTCCTTAGCGCACAGCA GCTGTGCATTGAGAAACTCTCTGTCCCCCAGGAGAAGAGGATCACCCTAGCAGAGTatctccagcagctctcccGTCACCGCAACTTCCTCTGGTTTGTCTGCATGAACCTCATCCAG GTTTTTCACTGCCACTTTAACAGCAACTTCTTCCCTCTGTTCCTGGAGCACCTGCTGTCAGACCAGATATCTGTCTCGACTGGATCCTTCCTGCTTG GCGTTTCCTACATTGCCCCTCATCTCAACAACCTCTACTTCCTGTCCCTCTGCCGCCGCTGTGGGGTTTATGCTGTGGTGCGAGGACTCTTCTTCCTGAAGCTGGCTCTCAGTGTTGTCatgctcctggcaggacctgatCAGGTGTATCTGCTCTGCATCTTCATTGCCAG CAACCGGGTGTTCACGGAGGGGACCTGTAAGTTGCTCAACCTGGTAGTCACTGACTTGGTGGATGAGGATCTAGTCCTGAACCGTAGGAAGCAGGCAGCCTCAGCGCTGCTCTTTGGGATGGTGGCTCTGGTCACCAAGCCGGGCCAGACCTTTGCCCCTCTGATTGGCACCTGGCTGCTCTGTGCGTACACAG GCTATGACATCTTCCAGCGCAACCCCTTGAGCAATGTGGTGAGTGCCCAGCCGAAGCTAGAGTCTGCCGCAGCCTTGGAGCCAACTCTTCGACAGGGCTGCTTTTACCTCCTCGTCTTCGTACCCATCACATGTgcgctgctgcagctcctcagctggTCTCAGTTCAGCTTGCACGGGAAGCGTCTCCAGAGGGTGAAGGCTCAGCGCCAAAGCCTGATGCAAGGCCAAGCACCAGAGGTCAAAACGATCTAG
- the MFSD13A gene encoding transmembrane protein 180 isoform X1 produces MGLRLLACLFHWPTAVIYGSLSLFVSILHNVFLLYYVDTFVSVYKIDKLSFWIGETVFLIWNSLNDPLFGWLSDRVFLSAQQPGAEISSPKVVLKRLRVLSHNGPLFAISFLAFWVAWAHPGLQFLLCLCMYDSFLTMVDLHHNALLADLAVSAKDRTSLNFYCSLFSAIGSLSVFMSYAVWNKEDFFSFRIFCIVLALCSITGFTLSTQLLRQRFEADGKVKWDEESTLKELCIEKLSVPQEKRITLAEYLQQLSRHRNFLWFVCMNLIQVFHCHFNSNFFPLFLEHLLSDQISVSTGSFLLGVSYIAPHLNNLYFLSLCRRCGVYAVVRGLFFLKLALSVVMLLAGPDQVYLLCIFIASNRVFTEGTCKLLNLVVTDLVDEDLVLNRRKQAASALLFGMVALVTKPGQTFAPLIGTWLLCAYTGYDIFQRNPLSNVVSAQPKLESAAALEPTLRQGCFYLLVFVPITCALLQLLSWSQFSLHGKRLQRVKAQRQSLMQGQAPEVKTI; encoded by the exons ATGGGGTTGCGGCTGTTGGCTTGTCTTTTTCATTGGCCCACTGCAGTGATCTACGGGTCCCTGTCgctgtttgtttccattttgcaCAACGTGTTCCTCCTGTACTACGTGGACACCTTTGTCTCTGTTTACAAGATTGATAAACTGTCCTTTTGGATAGGAGAG ACAGTGTTTCTGATCTGGAACAGCCTCAATGACCCTCTGTTTGGCTGGCTGAGTGACCGAGTGTTCCTTAGCGCACAGCA GCCAGGAGCAGAGATTTCCTCCCCCAAAGTAGTTCTGAAGAGGCTCAGAGTGCTAAGCCACAATGGCCCCCTCTTTGCCATCTCTTTCCTGGCTTTCTGGGTTGCCTGGGCTCATCCCGGTTTGCAGTTCCTTCTTTGCCTTTGCATGTACGACAGCTTTCTCACCATGGTTGACCTCCATCACAACGCCTTGCTCGCAGACCTGGCTGTTTCAGCAAAAGACAGGACTAGCCTCAACTTCTACTGCTCCCTCTTCAGTGCCATAGGCTCCCTCTCTGTCTTCATGTCCTACGCAGTGTGGAACAAAGAGGACTTCTTTTCCTTTCGCATATTTTGCATCGTGCTGGCCCTCTGCTCCATCACTGGTTTTACCCTGTCCACACAGCTGCTCCGCCAGCGGTTTGAGGCTGATGGGAAAGTGAAATGGGATGAGGAATCAACCCTAAAAGA GCTGTGCATTGAGAAACTCTCTGTCCCCCAGGAGAAGAGGATCACCCTAGCAGAGTatctccagcagctctcccGTCACCGCAACTTCCTCTGGTTTGTCTGCATGAACCTCATCCAG GTTTTTCACTGCCACTTTAACAGCAACTTCTTCCCTCTGTTCCTGGAGCACCTGCTGTCAGACCAGATATCTGTCTCGACTGGATCCTTCCTGCTTG GCGTTTCCTACATTGCCCCTCATCTCAACAACCTCTACTTCCTGTCCCTCTGCCGCCGCTGTGGGGTTTATGCTGTGGTGCGAGGACTCTTCTTCCTGAAGCTGGCTCTCAGTGTTGTCatgctcctggcaggacctgatCAGGTGTATCTGCTCTGCATCTTCATTGCCAG CAACCGGGTGTTCACGGAGGGGACCTGTAAGTTGCTCAACCTGGTAGTCACTGACTTGGTGGATGAGGATCTAGTCCTGAACCGTAGGAAGCAGGCAGCCTCAGCGCTGCTCTTTGGGATGGTGGCTCTGGTCACCAAGCCGGGCCAGACCTTTGCCCCTCTGATTGGCACCTGGCTGCTCTGTGCGTACACAG GCTATGACATCTTCCAGCGCAACCCCTTGAGCAATGTGGTGAGTGCCCAGCCGAAGCTAGAGTCTGCCGCAGCCTTGGAGCCAACTCTTCGACAGGGCTGCTTTTACCTCCTCGTCTTCGTACCCATCACATGTgcgctgctgcagctcctcagctggTCTCAGTTCAGCTTGCACGGGAAGCGTCTCCAGAGGGTGAAGGCTCAGCGCCAAAGCCTGATGCAAGGCCAAGCACCAGAGGTCAAAACGATCTAG